From Gracilimonas sp.:
ATCGCTTTCTTCAAGAATATGACCCACCATCTGGTAAACCTGGATTGGAGCTTTCTGGAAGAAACGATTAACGTCATCCTGACTCGCCCACCAAAGGATATGCTGCCTTCATATGCAAAGCAGGTTAAGAACCCAACTATGCAGGATGTCGGATATGCCAAACACCTGGAAGTGGTCAAGTACCTGGACAATATTGGCAAGAAGCCACTCATAGTGGATTCGAAAGATATTCTGCAGTATCCGCAATCCCGTCTTCGTGAATTATGCGGTACACTTGGTATTCCTTTTGATGAAGCCATGCTGAAATGGCCGGCCGGTCCCCGTAAAGAAGACGGTGTTTGGGCCAAATATTGGTACCATAATGTTCACCGCTCAACAGGGTTCAGGGCTTACAAATCCAAGAACGAGCCTTTTCCTGAGGAACTGGAAGACCTGCTGGAAGAATGCCAGGAAGCCTATGATGAGCTGCTGGAATACGCCGGGAAGTAATCGAACTAAGGTATTACCCGGAGCCATCGCGGGCTTAGACTCGCGATCTTCATAAACTTTTTCGTTTGTTTATGGGATATCCCGGCTCAAGGCCGGGATGACCATGGTGATTTTTTTAAAGCACAATAGTTTCGGTACGCTTCGGCCCGGTAGAAATAATGGTGAACTTCACACCCAGGTATTCTTCAATAAAGTGAATATAGGATTGTGCCGTAGCGGGAAGGTCGTCCCAGTTGGTCATCCCTTCAATTGAATTTTTCCAGCCCGGAAGTGAGGTGTACACCGGTTCCACATCACGGATTTCATCAAGGCAAAGTGGGAAAACATCAGTTTCTTCTCCATTCAGCTTGTAGCCGGTACATACTTTAATCTCTTCAAAGCCGTCCATCACGTCCATCTTGGTGAGCGTGAGCTCGTTGATGCCGTTCAGTTGAACCACATATTTCAGCGCAACTAAATCGAGCCAGCCACAGCGACGAGGACGCCCGGTAGTGGCACCGAATTCAGCTCCTTTCTTACGCAATTCTTCGCCGGTTTCGTCAAGTAGTTCAGTAGGGAAGGGGCCGTTTCCAACACGGGTGCAATAGGCTTTGGTGATACCCATTACTTTATCTAAAGCCGTAGGTGGAATTCCTGACCCGGTACAGGCTCCGCCGGAGGTTGGAGATGAAGAGGTTACAAAAGGATACGTTCCATGATCTACATCCAGCATGGTACCCTGTGCGCCTTCAAGTAAAATGGATTTATCATTCTTGATACCCTCGTGCAGCATGTTGGTGGTGTTGCAGATAAAGGGTTCCAGCGTTTGGATGGCATCTTCCAGCTCAGCCATCAGTTCTTTTGTTTTTAGCGTAGGTTCCTTATACAGGTTTTCCAGCGCAAAATTGATGTCTTTGAGGTTTTGGTCAATCTTCTCTTTAAGGATTTCGCGATCCAGCAGATCAACCATACGAATACCCACGCGGGATACTTTACTCACATAAGCCGGGCCAATACCCCGACCTGTGGTACCGATGGCATCGCCACCGCGACGTTTTTCTTTAAGCTGATCAAGGAGTTTGTGGTAGGGAAGGATTACATGGGCCGTTTGACTGATGTGAAACCGTCCCTCGAGACTGAATCCCAGGTCTTGTACGCCTTTGATTTCTTCCACCAGTGCGATGGGATCGATAACAACCCCATTACCGATCACACAATCAGCATCGCCATTAAATATCCCCGAAGGAATAAGATGAAGAACTACTTTTTTATCGTCGAACTTGAGGGTATGTCCGGCATTCGCACCGCCCTGGAAACGAACAACGTAATCGGCTTTATCGCTGAGCAGGTCAACAATTTTGCCTTTACCTTCATCACCCCACTGTGCTCCAATAACAACTCTTGTACTCATAATTTGTTCAATAAAAAAGGGGTGCGGAACACCCCTCTGTATTCAGTTTTAAGTTATAAAATCACTCTTCAAATGATTCAGCGGCTTCTTCTACAGACTTGTAGTGTTTGAATACCGTGATCAGTTTCGTGACTATCAACAGGCTTTCGATCTTGTCGGTTGCGTTGGCAATTCTAAGATCACCACCGGCTTTACGCATAGTGGTAAGAGCTCCAATCAACATACCAAGTCCGGATGAATTCATGAATTTCACTTTTCCAAGATCAACCACAATGTTGGTTTTATCATTGTCGATGAGTTCATGCAATTTTTCATTCAGACTAACTGCATCAGGGCCACCCATAACGTTCCCTTTGAATTCGATAACAACGCTGTTGTAGCGTTCTGATGTATTAAAGCTCATAGATTTCCTGTTGTTTATGTTTTAAGATTTTTTTGTACGTGCTTCGAGTTCAACTACCAACGAACTGGCTACAAATAGCGAACTGTATGTACCAAGTACAATACCGATTAAGAGGGCAAAAGAAAAGCCTTTCAACACCTCACCGCCGAAAATAAACAGCACAGTTACCACAAACAAGGTGGTAATGGAAGTTATGACGGTACGGCTTAGAGTGTCATTCAAACTTTTGTTTACCATCGGCATAAATTCCATCCCTTTGTGCACATTGGAGTTTTCACGGATACGGTCAAATACAACCACCGTATCGTTCAATGAATAACCCACAATGGTCAGGAAGGCCGCAATAATGGCCTGGTCAACCTGAAGGCTGAACGGAACGAGGTCAGACATTAAGGTGAATACACCCAATACAATAACCACATCATGAATCAGTGCAGCGACCGCCCCGGCCGAGAACGTCCAGTTCCGGAAACGGATGAGGATGTAGATAAAGATAATCACAATGGCGTAGATAATGGCCTGTAATGCTCCGGATTTCAAATCTTCGGCAAAACGCGGACCTACTACATCGGTTTTAATCACCGTGAATGGGTTATCGGGGTAGAGTTCGGTCATCGAGGAGGTAATAATTTGTTGCACCTCGCTGATGGGTAGCTCATTGTCGGTACGGATGAGGATCTCACTTTCAGAACCGAACAGTTTCAGTTCCGGTGTGGCACCGAGGGGCTCGGAAAGGTCCGATCTCATGTCAACCACGCTTACCGGGTTCTCGAAATCCAGTACGAACTCCTTACCGCCTTTAAAGTCGATACCATACTGGAGTCCTTTTGTCAGAATTGCTCCAAGCGAAGCGAGGAACAGAATAGCCGAGAAAATATAGGCCACCTTCCGTGCTCCGTTAAAGTCAAAATTAGGGGTTTCAAACCATCTCATAATATTATTCCTTTTGTCGTTTTAAATTTCTTTTTACTGATTAACCGAAGCTTACAGCAGATTTTTTGGCTTGTGTCAGGTAATCAACAACTACCCGTGTAATCACAATAGCACTAAACAATGATGCTACAATACCGGCCATCAGTGTAACTGCGAAACCTTTGATTGGCCCAACTCCAAAACTGAAGAGGATGATAGCCACAAAGAAGGTGGTTACGTTGGCATCAACAATGGCACTCATTGCGTTGGCATAACCTGCTTCAATAGATGCTTTGAGGGTTTTTCCTGTTCGTTGCTCTTCACGGATACGGTCAAATATCAGTACGTTGGCATCCACCGCCATACCGATTGTCAATACAATACCGGCAATTCCCGGCAGGGTAAGGGTGGCTTTGAATGCCGCCAGAATACCGAGGATGAAAATAATGTTGAGCAGCAGCGCGAGATCTGCAATTCCGCCACCGG
This genomic window contains:
- a CDS encoding adenylosuccinate synthase, which translates into the protein MSTRVVIGAQWGDEGKGKIVDLLSDKADYVVRFQGGANAGHTLKFDDKKVVLHLIPSGIFNGDADCVIGNGVVIDPIALVEEIKGVQDLGFSLEGRFHISQTAHVILPYHKLLDQLKEKRRGGDAIGTTGRGIGPAYVSKVSRVGIRMVDLLDREILKEKIDQNLKDINFALENLYKEPTLKTKELMAELEDAIQTLEPFICNTTNMLHEGIKNDKSILLEGAQGTMLDVDHGTYPFVTSSSPTSGGACTGSGIPPTALDKVMGITKAYCTRVGNGPFPTELLDETGEELRKKGAEFGATTGRPRRCGWLDLVALKYVVQLNGINELTLTKMDVMDGFEEIKVCTGYKLNGEETDVFPLCLDEIRDVEPVYTSLPGWKNSIEGMTNWDDLPATAQSYIHFIEEYLGVKFTIISTGPKRTETIVL
- the secF gene encoding protein translocase subunit SecF; its protein translation is MRWFETPNFDFNGARKVAYIFSAILFLASLGAILTKGLQYGIDFKGGKEFVLDFENPVSVVDMRSDLSEPLGATPELKLFGSESEILIRTDNELPISEVQQIITSSMTELYPDNPFTVIKTDVVGPRFAEDLKSGALQAIIYAIVIIFIYILIRFRNWTFSAGAVAALIHDVVIVLGVFTLMSDLVPFSLQVDQAIIAAFLTIVGYSLNDTVVVFDRIRENSNVHKGMEFMPMVNKSLNDTLSRTVITSITTLFVVTVLFIFGGEVLKGFSFALLIGIVLGTYSSLFVASSLVVELEARTKKS
- a CDS encoding sulfotransferase family protein translates to MLKTKRICLWSGPRNISTALMYSFAQRDDSTVFDEPLYAHYLANTDAKNYHPGADEVLKSQENDGQKVVDEIILGDYDTPIAFFKNMTHHLVNLDWSFLEETINVILTRPPKDMLPSYAKQVKNPTMQDVGYAKHLEVVKYLDNIGKKPLIVDSKDILQYPQSRLRELCGTLGIPFDEAMLKWPAGPRKEDGVWAKYWYHNVHRSTGFRAYKSKNEPFPEELEDLLEECQEAYDELLEYAGK
- a CDS encoding STAS domain-containing protein, yielding MSFNTSERYNSVVIEFKGNVMGGPDAVSLNEKLHELIDNDKTNIVVDLGKVKFMNSSGLGMLIGALTTMRKAGGDLRIANATDKIESLLIVTKLITVFKHYKSVEEAAESFEE